A single window of Nicotiana tomentosiformis chromosome 1, ASM39032v3, whole genome shotgun sequence DNA harbors:
- the LOC104120779 gene encoding protein TEEBE-like, with translation MVVKVSVLLLFSLLFTVSAVRPAPPLEGLLPNGNFEEQPKPKDLKKKTVLVGKYALPKWEINGFVEYISGGPQPGGMYFPVAHGVHAVRLGNDASISQTIPVKKGSLYALTFGASRTCAQDEVLRVSVPPQTGDLPLQTLYSSNGGDTYAWGFYATSNVVKVIFHNPGVQEDPACGPLLDAVAIKELFPPRPTRVNLVKNPGFEEGPHLLINSSHGVLLPPKQEDLTSPLPGWIIESLKAVKFLDSAHFNVPFGRAAMELLAGRESAIAQIIRTVPKKVYTFAFTVGDAKNGCHGDMMVEAFAAKETFKVPFKSQGKGSFKTVSFKFTAIADRTRITFYSSFYHTKINDYGALCGPVVDEVKVTPVA, from the exons ATGGTGGTGAAGGTTTCAGTCTTGCTTCTTTTCTCCTTGCTCTTCACTGTCTCTGCCGTTCGCCCAGCTCCTCCTCTTGAAG GACTACTTCCAAATGGGAATTTTGAAGAGCAGCCAAAGCCAAAAGACCTCAAGAAAAAAACAGTACTCGTAGGCAAATATGCTTTGCCCAAATGGGAAATCAACGGCTTTGTGGAGTACATCTCCGGCGGTCCACAGCCCGGTGGAATGTACTTCCCTGTCGCCCATGGCGTCCATGCCGTGAGGCTAGGGAATGATGCCTCAATTTCTCAAACAATTCCAGTAAAGAAAGGCTCTTTGTATGCACTCACATTTGGGGCATCAAGAACCTGTGCTCAAGATGAGGTCTTGAGGGTGTCGGTGCCTCCTCAAACCGGGGACCTTCCTTTGCAGACCCTTTATAGCAGCAATGGCGGTGATACTTATGCTTGGGGTTTCTATGCTACTTCTAATGTAGTTAAAGTTATCTTTCATAATCCTGGAGTTCAAGAGGATCCAGCTTGTGGTCCACTCTTGGATGCTGTTGCTATCAAAGAACTTTTCCCTCCTCGCCCAACCCGAG TGAACTTGGTCAAAAATCCTGGTTTTGAAGAAGGACCTCACCTCTTGATAAACTCTTCGCACGGAGTCCTTCTCCCTCCCAAACAGGAAGATTTGACATCCCCACTTCCAGGCTGGATCATTGAGTCACTCAAAGCAGTGAAATTCTTGGATTCAGCTCATTTTAATGTCCCGTTTGGCCGAGCTGCAATGGAACTGCTTGCAGGTAGAGAAAGTGCCATTGCACAAATCATTAGGACAGTCCCTAAGAAGGTGTACACCTTTGCGTTCACTGTTGGTGATGCAAAGAACGGTTGCCATGGCGATATGATGGTTGAAGCATTCGCTGCTAAAGAAACATTCAAAGTCCCCTTCAAGTCACAAGGAAAAGGCAGCTTTAAAACTGTTAGTTTTAAGTTCACAGCTATTGCAGACAGGACAAGAATTACTTTCTACAGCTCTTTTTACCACACAAAGATCAATGACTATGGAGCTCTTTGTGGCCCTGTTGTGGATGAAGTTAAGGTGACCCCTGTTGCTTAG
- the LOC104120778 gene encoding cytochrome b5 domain-containing protein RLF: MANDDDFTFCQVGGPDNVDALKFAQDISEIRIKDEPSNDAGISQNSDAPWVGTLGSNATTKKEGTVGSLSFNVIDTSPGKQVSGTSGQVASRVSGSSVTVSKEQIKPGRKPAARAKVPFEKGYSQMDWLKLTRTHPDLAGLKGQSNRKLISINEVKQHQNEDAMWTVLKGHVYNITPYMKFHPGGVDMLMKAVGKDCTALFNKYHAWVNAEFLLEKCLVGILDDSK; the protein is encoded by the exons ATGGCTAATGATGATGATTTCACGTTCTGTCAG GTTGGTGGACCTGATAACGTAGACGCACTGAAGTTCGCTCAAGATATTAGTGAAATTAGAATAAAAGATGAGCCCTCAAATGATGCTGGTATTAGTCAAAATAGTGATGCACCATGGGTAGGTACATTGGGCAGCAATGCTACCACAAAGAAGGAGGGAACAGTTGGTTCGTTGTCTTTCAATGTTATAGACACATCTCCAGGCAAGCAAGTGAGCGGAACTTCTGGTCAAGTAGCATCAAGAGTTAGTGGATCTTCAGTCACAGTTTCTAAGGAACAGATAAAGCCTGGTAGGAAGCCTGCAGCTCGAGCCAAGGTTCCCTTTGAAAAGGGTTATAGCCAGATGGACTGGCTTAAGCTTACAAGAACACATCCCGACCTTGCAG GATTGAAAGGACAGTCCAATAGGAAACTTATATCAATAAATGAAGTCAAGCAACACCAAAATGAAGATGCAATGTGGACTGTTCTTAAAGGCCATGTCTACAATATAACACCATACATGAAGTTTCACCCAGGAG GTGTTGACATGCTGATGAAGGCCGTTGGAAAGGATTGCACGGCATTGTTTA ACAAATACCATGCCTGGGTTAATGCTGAATTTCTATTGGAGAAGTGTCTTGTGGGCATTTTGGATGATAGCAAATGA